In one Lolium rigidum isolate FL_2022 chromosome 3, APGP_CSIRO_Lrig_0.1, whole genome shotgun sequence genomic region, the following are encoded:
- the LOC124701469 gene encoding RNA-binding protein 39-like isoform X1 — MDFDEYEYLEKTVEAAAAPSNGAAAPRSEGKERSSRRRSSAGDEERDDGERRSKRSRSEHRDRDRDRDRESRERHRSSRERRDRDEKEREKEKERRSRDRDCEREKEKERERERRSRSRSERRREDDDRERHRERDYRDRDVRRRKEDGAEPEADPERDQRTVFAFQLSLKADERDVYEFFSRAGKVRDVRLIMDRNSRRSKGVGYIEFYDVMSVPMAIALSGQPLLGQQVMVKPSEAEKNLVQSNASSSVAASGGARKLYVGNLHSNITEEQLRQVFEPFGLVELVQLPVDPLTGLCKGFGFVQFARLEDAKSAQSLNGQLDIAGRVIKVSAVTDQGGMQASGATTGDLDDDEGGGLALNASSRALLMQKLDRSGVTTSLTSGMGATGVNNSVALAPASVLGAPTATPLLQTTISGLGLIPGAALPVITQSIGTAPPSECLLLKNMFDPAVETDPDFDLDIKDDVREECSKYGQVRHIFVDKNTAGFVYLRFDSITAAMGAQKALQGRWFAGKMISATYMSTEQYEAKFPELTG; from the exons ATGGATTTCGACGAGTACGAGTACCTGGAGAAGACGGTCGAGGCCGCCGCGGCCCCCTCCAACGGCGCCGCCGCCCCGAGATCCGAGGGCAAGGAGCGcagctcccgccgccggagcagcgccggcgacgaggagcgcgacgacggcgagcgcaggTCCAAACGCTCCCGCTCCGAGCACCGGGACCGCGATAGGGACCGGGACCGCGAGAGCCGCGAGCGCCACCGCAGCAGCCGGGAGCGCCGGGACCGTGACGAGAAGGAGAGGGAAAAGGAGAAGGAGAGGAGGAGCCGCGACCGTGACTGCGAgcgggagaaggagaaggagagggagagggagcggaGGAGCCGCAGCAGGTCGGAGCGCCGCCGGGAAGACGACGACCGCGAGCGCCACCGCGAGCGCGACTACCGTGACCGCGATGTCAG ACGTAGAAAAGAAGATGGTGCCGAACCTGAAGCAGATCCAGAAAGAGATCAAAGGACTGTATTTGCTTTCCAG CTATCTTTGAAGGCCGATGAAAGAGATGTGTATGAGTTCTTTTCAAGGGCAGGGAAG GTCCGGGATGTCCGCCTCATCATGGACCGAAACTCACGACGTTCAAAAGGAGTTGG GTACATTGAATTCTATGATGTTATGTCTGTTCCAATGGCCATTGCTCTCTCTGGTCAGCCGCTTCTTGGTCAACAGGTGATGGTTAAGCCATCAGAGGCTGAAAAGAATTTAGTTCAGTCAAATGCTAGTTCAAGTGTAGCAGCTTCAGGTGGAGCAAGAAAGTTATATGTTGGAAATCTTCATTCCAATATTACAGAAGAACAATTGAGACAG GTTTTCGAACCATTTGGACTGGTTGAGCTTGTCCAGCTGCCTGTGGATCCACTTACTGGACTGTGCAAAGGTTTTGGTTTTGTTCAG TTCGCACGTCTTGAAGATGCCAAATCTGCTCAGAGTTTAAATGGTCAACTCGATATTGCTGGAAGAGTAATCAAG GTTTCAGCTGTGACGGACCAAGGGGGAATGCAAGCCAGTGGGGCAACAACGGGAGATTTGGACGATGATGAAGGTGGAGGCTTG GCACTGAATGCTAGCTCGAGAGCTCTTCTTATGCAGAAACTGGACCGTAGTGGCGTTACAACCAG TTTGACTTCTGGGATGGGTGCTACTGGTGTGAACAATTCCGTGGCATTAGCACCTGCATCCGTTCTTGGTGCTCCTACAGCCACTCctttgctgcaaacaacaatatcTGGTCTCGGTCTGATTCCAGGGGCAGCTCTTCCGGTTATCACCCAATCCATTGGCACAGCTCCACCGAGTGAATGCCTACTGCTCAAGAATATGTTTGATCCAGCTGTGGAG ACGGATCCTGATTTTGATTTGGATATTAAAGATGATGTTCGAGAAGAATGTTCTAAGTATGGTCAAGTAAGGCACATTTTTGTGGACAA AAATACTGCGGGCTTTGTGTACCTGCGGTTCGATAGCATAACAGCTGCTATGGGTGCACAGAAAGCACTCCAGGGGAGATGGTTTGCGGGAAAGATGATCAGTGCAACCTATATG TCTACTGAGCAGTATGAAGCGAAGTTCCCGGAGCTAACTGGGTAG
- the LOC124701469 gene encoding RNA-binding protein 39-like isoform X2, whose protein sequence is MSEILLEGCIGIFNEALHLIVKRTQWTAPLLLFILRSCDSMECRFAGRRKEDGAEPEADPERDQRTVFAFQLSLKADERDVYEFFSRAGKVRDVRLIMDRNSRRSKGVGYIEFYDVMSVPMAIALSGQPLLGQQVMVKPSEAEKNLVQSNASSSVAASGGARKLYVGNLHSNITEEQLRQVFEPFGLVELVQLPVDPLTGLCKGFGFVQFARLEDAKSAQSLNGQLDIAGRVIKVSAVTDQGGMQASGATTGDLDDDEGGGLALNASSRALLMQKLDRSGVTTSLTSGMGATGVNNSVALAPASVLGAPTATPLLQTTISGLGLIPGAALPVITQSIGTAPPSECLLLKNMFDPAVETDPDFDLDIKDDVREECSKYGQVRHIFVDKNTAGFVYLRFDSITAAMGAQKALQGRWFAGKMISATYMSTEQYEAKFPELTG, encoded by the exons ATGTCAG AAATCCTGCTGGAGGGGTGTATTGGGATTTTCAATGAAGCATTGCACCTTATTGTAAAGAGGACTCAAT GGACTGCCCCTTTGCTTTTGTTTATTTTAAGGTCTTGCGACTCGATGGAATGTCGATTTGCTGG ACGTAGAAAAGAAGATGGTGCCGAACCTGAAGCAGATCCAGAAAGAGATCAAAGGACTGTATTTGCTTTCCAG CTATCTTTGAAGGCCGATGAAAGAGATGTGTATGAGTTCTTTTCAAGGGCAGGGAAG GTCCGGGATGTCCGCCTCATCATGGACCGAAACTCACGACGTTCAAAAGGAGTTGG GTACATTGAATTCTATGATGTTATGTCTGTTCCAATGGCCATTGCTCTCTCTGGTCAGCCGCTTCTTGGTCAACAGGTGATGGTTAAGCCATCAGAGGCTGAAAAGAATTTAGTTCAGTCAAATGCTAGTTCAAGTGTAGCAGCTTCAGGTGGAGCAAGAAAGTTATATGTTGGAAATCTTCATTCCAATATTACAGAAGAACAATTGAGACAG GTTTTCGAACCATTTGGACTGGTTGAGCTTGTCCAGCTGCCTGTGGATCCACTTACTGGACTGTGCAAAGGTTTTGGTTTTGTTCAG TTCGCACGTCTTGAAGATGCCAAATCTGCTCAGAGTTTAAATGGTCAACTCGATATTGCTGGAAGAGTAATCAAG GTTTCAGCTGTGACGGACCAAGGGGGAATGCAAGCCAGTGGGGCAACAACGGGAGATTTGGACGATGATGAAGGTGGAGGCTTG GCACTGAATGCTAGCTCGAGAGCTCTTCTTATGCAGAAACTGGACCGTAGTGGCGTTACAACCAG TTTGACTTCTGGGATGGGTGCTACTGGTGTGAACAATTCCGTGGCATTAGCACCTGCATCCGTTCTTGGTGCTCCTACAGCCACTCctttgctgcaaacaacaatatcTGGTCTCGGTCTGATTCCAGGGGCAGCTCTTCCGGTTATCACCCAATCCATTGGCACAGCTCCACCGAGTGAATGCCTACTGCTCAAGAATATGTTTGATCCAGCTGTGGAG ACGGATCCTGATTTTGATTTGGATATTAAAGATGATGTTCGAGAAGAATGTTCTAAGTATGGTCAAGTAAGGCACATTTTTGTGGACAA AAATACTGCGGGCTTTGTGTACCTGCGGTTCGATAGCATAACAGCTGCTATGGGTGCACAGAAAGCACTCCAGGGGAGATGGTTTGCGGGAAAGATGATCAGTGCAACCTATATG TCTACTGAGCAGTATGAAGCGAAGTTCCCGGAGCTAACTGGGTAG
- the LOC124701469 gene encoding RNA-binding protein 39-like isoform X4, which translates to MDRNSRRSKGVGYIEFYDVMSVPMAIALSGQPLLGQQVMVKPSEAEKNLVQSNASSSVAASGGARKLYVGNLHSNITEEQLRQVFEPFGLVELVQLPVDPLTGLCKGFGFVQFARLEDAKSAQSLNGQLDIAGRVIKVSAVTDQGGMQASGATTGDLDDDEGGGLALNASSRALLMQKLDRSGVTTSLTSGMGATGVNNSVALAPASVLGAPTATPLLQTTISGLGLIPGAALPVITQSIGTAPPSECLLLKNMFDPAVETDPDFDLDIKDDVREECSKYGQVRHIFVDKNTAGFVYLRFDSITAAMGAQKALQGRWFAGKMISATYMSTEQYEAKFPELTG; encoded by the exons ATGGACCGAAACTCACGACGTTCAAAAGGAGTTGG GTACATTGAATTCTATGATGTTATGTCTGTTCCAATGGCCATTGCTCTCTCTGGTCAGCCGCTTCTTGGTCAACAGGTGATGGTTAAGCCATCAGAGGCTGAAAAGAATTTAGTTCAGTCAAATGCTAGTTCAAGTGTAGCAGCTTCAGGTGGAGCAAGAAAGTTATATGTTGGAAATCTTCATTCCAATATTACAGAAGAACAATTGAGACAG GTTTTCGAACCATTTGGACTGGTTGAGCTTGTCCAGCTGCCTGTGGATCCACTTACTGGACTGTGCAAAGGTTTTGGTTTTGTTCAG TTCGCACGTCTTGAAGATGCCAAATCTGCTCAGAGTTTAAATGGTCAACTCGATATTGCTGGAAGAGTAATCAAG GTTTCAGCTGTGACGGACCAAGGGGGAATGCAAGCCAGTGGGGCAACAACGGGAGATTTGGACGATGATGAAGGTGGAGGCTTG GCACTGAATGCTAGCTCGAGAGCTCTTCTTATGCAGAAACTGGACCGTAGTGGCGTTACAACCAG TTTGACTTCTGGGATGGGTGCTACTGGTGTGAACAATTCCGTGGCATTAGCACCTGCATCCGTTCTTGGTGCTCCTACAGCCACTCctttgctgcaaacaacaatatcTGGTCTCGGTCTGATTCCAGGGGCAGCTCTTCCGGTTATCACCCAATCCATTGGCACAGCTCCACCGAGTGAATGCCTACTGCTCAAGAATATGTTTGATCCAGCTGTGGAG ACGGATCCTGATTTTGATTTGGATATTAAAGATGATGTTCGAGAAGAATGTTCTAAGTATGGTCAAGTAAGGCACATTTTTGTGGACAA AAATACTGCGGGCTTTGTGTACCTGCGGTTCGATAGCATAACAGCTGCTATGGGTGCACAGAAAGCACTCCAGGGGAGATGGTTTGCGGGAAAGATGATCAGTGCAACCTATATG TCTACTGAGCAGTATGAAGCGAAGTTCCCGGAGCTAACTGGGTAG
- the LOC124701469 gene encoding RNA-binding protein 39-like isoform X3 — protein MDFDEYEYLEKTVEAAAAPSNGAAAPRSEGKERSSRRRSSAGDEERDDGERRSKRSRSEHRDRDRDRDRESRERHRSSRERRDRDEKEREKEKERRSRDRDCEREKEKERERERRSRSRSERRREDDDRERHRERDYRDRDVRRRKEDGAEPEADPERDQRTVFAFQLSLKADERDVYEFFSRAGKVRDVRLIMDRNSRRSKGVGYIEFYDVMSVPMAIALSGQPLLGQQVMVKPSEAEKNLVQSNASSSVAASGGARKLYVGNLHSNITEEQLRQVFEPFGLVELVQLPVDPLTGLCKGFGFVQFARLEDAKSAQSLNGQLDIAGRVIKVSAVTDQGGMQASGATTGDLDDDEGGGLALNASSRALLMQKLDRSGVTTRIHPLLQQHCYHAYLACEV, from the exons ATGGATTTCGACGAGTACGAGTACCTGGAGAAGACGGTCGAGGCCGCCGCGGCCCCCTCCAACGGCGCCGCCGCCCCGAGATCCGAGGGCAAGGAGCGcagctcccgccgccggagcagcgccggcgacgaggagcgcgacgacggcgagcgcaggTCCAAACGCTCCCGCTCCGAGCACCGGGACCGCGATAGGGACCGGGACCGCGAGAGCCGCGAGCGCCACCGCAGCAGCCGGGAGCGCCGGGACCGTGACGAGAAGGAGAGGGAAAAGGAGAAGGAGAGGAGGAGCCGCGACCGTGACTGCGAgcgggagaaggagaaggagagggagagggagcggaGGAGCCGCAGCAGGTCGGAGCGCCGCCGGGAAGACGACGACCGCGAGCGCCACCGCGAGCGCGACTACCGTGACCGCGATGTCAG ACGTAGAAAAGAAGATGGTGCCGAACCTGAAGCAGATCCAGAAAGAGATCAAAGGACTGTATTTGCTTTCCAG CTATCTTTGAAGGCCGATGAAAGAGATGTGTATGAGTTCTTTTCAAGGGCAGGGAAG GTCCGGGATGTCCGCCTCATCATGGACCGAAACTCACGACGTTCAAAAGGAGTTGG GTACATTGAATTCTATGATGTTATGTCTGTTCCAATGGCCATTGCTCTCTCTGGTCAGCCGCTTCTTGGTCAACAGGTGATGGTTAAGCCATCAGAGGCTGAAAAGAATTTAGTTCAGTCAAATGCTAGTTCAAGTGTAGCAGCTTCAGGTGGAGCAAGAAAGTTATATGTTGGAAATCTTCATTCCAATATTACAGAAGAACAATTGAGACAG GTTTTCGAACCATTTGGACTGGTTGAGCTTGTCCAGCTGCCTGTGGATCCACTTACTGGACTGTGCAAAGGTTTTGGTTTTGTTCAG TTCGCACGTCTTGAAGATGCCAAATCTGCTCAGAGTTTAAATGGTCAACTCGATATTGCTGGAAGAGTAATCAAG GTTTCAGCTGTGACGGACCAAGGGGGAATGCAAGCCAGTGGGGCAACAACGGGAGATTTGGACGATGATGAAGGTGGAGGCTTG GCACTGAATGCTAGCTCGAGAGCTCTTCTTATGCAGAAACTGGACCGTAGTGGCGTTACAACCAG GATTCATCCACTACTACAACAACACTGTTACCATGCATATCTAGCTTGTGAAG TTTGA
- the LOC124695703 gene encoding monooxygenase 2-like isoform X1: MQQQGESGEDIVIVGAGLAGLAVALGLHRKGVGSVVLESSPALRASGFAFATWPNAFRALDALGVGDKIRNLHVQAQALRVASSSTGTVARELDFSGKQGGGAPFEFRCVRRDVLLQVLAAELPKGTIRYSSKIVSIDEQHDDSKIIHLADGSTLRAKVLIGCDGINSVVSKWLGLAKPSYSGRSATRGLACYPDGHTFQPKFLQFYGHGFRFGYVPCNANDVYWFYTWSPSPDDDGVDESGAKMKLYVLAKLRSSKVPAEALELIQSSEVSDDAPAAPLRFRSPFSLLFAKISKGNVCVAGDALHPMTPDLGQGGCAALEDGVVLARCLGEAILGGGGDSAGGVAEKKRIQSGLQKYAGVRRWRSIDLVGTAYVVGFLQQSSNTIVSFLREKFLAGMLARRLMKMSNYDCGTLWR; this comes from the exons ATGCAGCAGCAGGGGGAGTCCGGCGAGGACATCGTGATCGTGGGCGCCGGACTCGCCGGCCTCGCCGTGGCGCTCGGGCTGCACAG GAAAGGGGTGGGGAGCGTGGTGCTGGAGTCGTCGCCGGCGCTCCGGGCGTCGGGGTTCGCCTTCGCGACGTGGCCTAACGCCTTCCGCGCGCTCGACGCCCTCGGCGTCGGGGACAAGATCAGGAACCTCCATGTGCAGGCTCAGGCGCTGCGTGTCGCGTCCTCGTCCACGGGAACAGTGGCACGAGAACTGGATTTCTCGGGAAAGCA aggaggaggagcaccctTTGAATTCCGCTGCGTGAGGCGAGACGTGCTGCTCCAGGTTCTGGCGGCGGAGCTGCCGAAGGGCACCATCCGCTACTCCTCCAAGATCGTCTCCATCGACGAACAACACGACGACTCCAAGATCATACATCTTGCCGACGGCTCAACTCTCAGAGCGAAGGTGCTGATTGGATGCGACGGGATCAACTCCGTGGTGTCCAAATGGCTGGGGCTCGCCAAGCCGTCCTACTCCGGGCGCTCGGCCACACGGGGCCTCGCTTGTTACCCCGACGGCCACACCTTCCAGCCCAAGTTCCTGCAGTTCTATGGCCATGGCTTCCGTTTCGGTTATGTGCCCTGCAACGCCAACGACGTCTACTGGTTCTACACATGGTCTCCTTCCCCTGACG ATGATGGTGTCGATGAGAGCGGCGCGAAGATGAAGCTGTACGTGCTCGCGAAGCTGAGGAGCTCCAAGGTGCCAGCGGAGGCACTGGAATTGATCCAGAGCAGCGAGGTGAGCGACGACGCCCCCGCCGCGCCGCTGCGGTTCCGGTCCCCCTTCTCCCTCCTGTTCGCCAAGATCAGCAAGGGGAACGTGTGCGTGGCCGGCGACGCGCTGCACCCGATGACGCCGGACCTGGGGCAGGGCGGCTGCGCGGCGCTGGAGGACGGCGTCGTCCTGGCGAGATGCCTCGGCGAGGCAATCCTCGGCGGTGGCGGTGATAGCGCAGGAGGTGTCGCAGAGAAGAAGAGGATCCAGTCGGGTCTGCAGAAGTACGCCGGGGTACGGCGGTGGAGGAGCATCGACCTCGTCGGAACCGCCTATGTGGTCGGATTCTTGCAGCAAAGTAGCAACACGATCGTGAGCTTTCTACGCGAGAAATTCTTGGCTGGAATGCTCGCGAGAAGGCTTATGAAAATGTCGAACTACGATTGTGGAACATTATGGAGGTAG
- the LOC124695703 gene encoding monooxygenase 2-like isoform X2, with protein MQQQGESGEDIVIVGAGLAGLAVALGLHRKGVGSVVLESSPALRASGFAFATWPNAFRALDALGVGDKIRNLHVQAQALRVASSSTGTVARELDFSGKQGGAPFEFRCVRRDVLLQVLAAELPKGTIRYSSKIVSIDEQHDDSKIIHLADGSTLRAKVLIGCDGINSVVSKWLGLAKPSYSGRSATRGLACYPDGHTFQPKFLQFYGHGFRFGYVPCNANDVYWFYTWSPSPDDDGVDESGAKMKLYVLAKLRSSKVPAEALELIQSSEVSDDAPAAPLRFRSPFSLLFAKISKGNVCVAGDALHPMTPDLGQGGCAALEDGVVLARCLGEAILGGGGDSAGGVAEKKRIQSGLQKYAGVRRWRSIDLVGTAYVVGFLQQSSNTIVSFLREKFLAGMLARRLMKMSNYDCGTLWR; from the exons ATGCAGCAGCAGGGGGAGTCCGGCGAGGACATCGTGATCGTGGGCGCCGGACTCGCCGGCCTCGCCGTGGCGCTCGGGCTGCACAG GAAAGGGGTGGGGAGCGTGGTGCTGGAGTCGTCGCCGGCGCTCCGGGCGTCGGGGTTCGCCTTCGCGACGTGGCCTAACGCCTTCCGCGCGCTCGACGCCCTCGGCGTCGGGGACAAGATCAGGAACCTCCATGTGCAGGCTCAGGCGCTGCGTGTCGCGTCCTCGTCCACGGGAACAGTGGCACGAGAACTGGATTTCTCGGGAAAGCA aggaggagcaccctTTGAATTCCGCTGCGTGAGGCGAGACGTGCTGCTCCAGGTTCTGGCGGCGGAGCTGCCGAAGGGCACCATCCGCTACTCCTCCAAGATCGTCTCCATCGACGAACAACACGACGACTCCAAGATCATACATCTTGCCGACGGCTCAACTCTCAGAGCGAAGGTGCTGATTGGATGCGACGGGATCAACTCCGTGGTGTCCAAATGGCTGGGGCTCGCCAAGCCGTCCTACTCCGGGCGCTCGGCCACACGGGGCCTCGCTTGTTACCCCGACGGCCACACCTTCCAGCCCAAGTTCCTGCAGTTCTATGGCCATGGCTTCCGTTTCGGTTATGTGCCCTGCAACGCCAACGACGTCTACTGGTTCTACACATGGTCTCCTTCCCCTGACG ATGATGGTGTCGATGAGAGCGGCGCGAAGATGAAGCTGTACGTGCTCGCGAAGCTGAGGAGCTCCAAGGTGCCAGCGGAGGCACTGGAATTGATCCAGAGCAGCGAGGTGAGCGACGACGCCCCCGCCGCGCCGCTGCGGTTCCGGTCCCCCTTCTCCCTCCTGTTCGCCAAGATCAGCAAGGGGAACGTGTGCGTGGCCGGCGACGCGCTGCACCCGATGACGCCGGACCTGGGGCAGGGCGGCTGCGCGGCGCTGGAGGACGGCGTCGTCCTGGCGAGATGCCTCGGCGAGGCAATCCTCGGCGGTGGCGGTGATAGCGCAGGAGGTGTCGCAGAGAAGAAGAGGATCCAGTCGGGTCTGCAGAAGTACGCCGGGGTACGGCGGTGGAGGAGCATCGACCTCGTCGGAACCGCCTATGTGGTCGGATTCTTGCAGCAAAGTAGCAACACGATCGTGAGCTTTCTACGCGAGAAATTCTTGGCTGGAATGCTCGCGAGAAGGCTTATGAAAATGTCGAACTACGATTGTGGAACATTATGGAGGTAG
- the LOC124695704 gene encoding monooxygenase 2-like, protein MQQDESAAEAEHIVVVGAGPAGLAVSLGLYRKGVGSVVLESSPALRASGYAITTWRNAFRALDALGVGDKIRKLHLHIQGLRVFSSSTGEIAHELDFTDETCRVRRDLLLRAMEEELPPGTIRYSSKIVAIDHDVGSHTKVLHLADGSTLRAKVLIGCDGVNSVVARWLGLAKPSYSGRLATRGLARYPDGGHGFQPEFLQFIGQGFRFGFVPCDESDVYWFYTWCPSQNDKGVDESAATMKQYVLNSLRSSKVPAEAQEVVERSEVSDASAARLRFRSPLSLVFASISKGNVCVAGDALHPMTPDLGQGGCSALEDGVVLARLLGEAVLAEEDGMEKERLEWALCKYARLRRWRSIRLVGTAYMVGFVQQSGNPIVSFLRENVLAGVLARSLLRMADYDCGTL, encoded by the exons ATGCAACAAGACGAGAGCGCCGCCGAGGCCGAGCACATCGTCGTCGTGGGCGCCGGCCCCGCCGGCCTCGCCGTGTCTCTCGGACTATACAG GAAAGGGGTTGGGAGCGTAGTGCTGGAGTCGTCGCCGGCGCTGCGGGCGTCCGGGTACGCCATCACAACGTGGAGGAACGCCTTCCGCGCGCTCGACGCCCTCGGGGTGGGCGACAAGATCAGGAAGCTCCACCTCCACATCCAGGGGCTGCGTGTCTTCTCTTCGTCCACAGGAGAAATTGCGCACGAGCTGGACTTCACGG ATGAGACCTGCCGCGTGAGGCGAGACCTGCTGCTCCGGGCCATGGAGGAAGAGCTGCCACCAGGCACCATCCGGTACTCCTCCAAGATCGTCGCCATCGACCACGACGTCGGCAGCCACACCAAGGTCCTCCATCTCGCGGACGGCTCAACTCTCAGGGCAAAGGTACTGATCGGATGCGACGGCGTCAACTCCGTGGTGGCGAGATGGCTGGGGCTCGCGAAGCCGTCCTACTCGGGGCGCCTGGCAACCAGAGGCCTCGCGCGTTACCCTGACGGCGGCCACGGTTTCCAGCCTGAGTTCCTGCAGTTCATCGGCCAGGGCTTCCGTTTCGGCTTCGTGCCCTGCGACGAATCCGACGTCTACTGGTTCTACACGTGGTGTCCCTCCCAAAACG ACAAGGGTGTCGACGAGAGCGCCGCCACGATGAAGCAGTACGTGCTGAACAGCCTGAGGAGCTCCAAGGTGCCCGCGGAGGCGCAGGAGGTGGTCGAGAGGAGCGAGGTGAGCGACGCGTCCGCCGCGCGTCTTCGGTTCCGGTCGCCGCTCTCGCTCGTCTTCGCGAGCATCAGCAAGGGGAACGTGTGCGTCGCCGGCGATGCTCTGCACCCGATGACGCCGGACCTGGGGCAGGGCGGCTGCTCGGCGCTGGAGGACGGCGTCGTCCTGGCCAGGTTGCTCGGCGAAGCCGTTCTTGCGGAGGAGGACGGCatggagaaggagaggcttgagtgGGCTCTGTGCAAGTATGCCAGGTTAAGGCGGTGGAGAAGCATACGCCTTGTCGGGACCGCCTACATGGTCGGCTTCGTGCAACAGAGTGGCAATCCGATTGTCAGCTTTCTACGGGAGAATGTACTGGCCGGAGTGCTCGCCAGAAGTCTGCTGAGAATGGCGGACTACGACTGTGGCACGCTCTGA
- the LOC124695707 gene encoding monooxygenase 2-like: MAAEIQQQDAAGEIVIAGAGLAGLAVALGLHRKGVRCVVLESSPVRRTSGFAFFTWTNAFRALDALGVGDKMRGRHLQLEGVRVVSSSTGKVAQEMDLQVKGKLGPHEVRCVHRNVLLQALEEELPAGTIRYSSKIVSIDQDKHSSAKILHLADGATLRAKVLIGCDGINSVVAKWLGLAKPSDSGRLATRGLAHYPDGGHGFEPKILQLVGEGFRAGVVPTSDTDVYWFFIWSPSPDGKDGAVDRSPAAMKQFVLTTMRGAQVSPQVLEAVERSEMSDVLAAPLRYRPPLSLLFASISKGNVCVAGDALHPTTPDLAQGACTALEDGVVLARCLGDAMAADGAGEEKERIEVALRRYGGIRRWRSAQVIAASYVVGFFQESDHPVVSLVRDKPLSGVLARTLLMMPDHDCGKL; encoded by the exons ATGGCGGCGGAGATCCAACAGCAGGACGCTGCCGGGGAAATCGTGATTGccggcgccgggctggccggcCTCGCCGTCGCCCTGGGGCTCCATCGTAAGGGCGTTCGGTGCGTGGTCCTGGAGTCGTCGCCGGTGCGCCGGACGTCCGGGTTCGCCTTCTTTACGTGGACCAACGCCTTCCGCGCGCTCGACGCCCTCGGCGTAGGCGACAAGATGAGAGGACGGCATCTGCAGCTTGAGGG GGTGCGTGTGGTGTCTTCGTCTACCGGGAAAGTGGCGCAAGAAATGGACCTCCAGGTCAAAGGAAAATT AGGGCCTCACGAGGTCCGGTGCGTGCACCGTAACGTGCTGCTCCAGGCCCTGGAGGAAGAGCTGCCAGCGGGCACCATCCGCTACTCGTCCAAGATCGTCTCCATCGACCAGGACAAGCACAGCAGCGCCAAGATCCTCCATCTCGCCGACGGCGCAACCCTCAGAGCCAAGGTACTCATCGGCTGCGACGGGATAAATTCCGTGGTGGCCAAATGGCTGGGCCTCGCCAAGCCCTCCGACTCCGGCCGCCTGGCCACCAGGGGCCTCGCGCACTACCCCGACGGCGGCCACGGCTTCGAGCCCAAGATCCTGCAGCTCGTCGGCGAGGGCTTCCGCGCCGGCGTCGTGCCCACCAGCGACACGGACGTCTACTGGTTCTTCATCTGGTCCCCTTCCCCGGACGGCAAGGACGGCGCCGTGGACCGGAGCCCCGCGGCGATGAAGCAGTTCGTGCTGACCACGATGCGGGGTGCCCAGGTGAGCCCCCAGGTGCTGGAAGCAGTCGAGAGGAGCGAGATGAGCGACGTGCTCGCCGCGCCGTTGCGGTACCGTCCCCCGCTCTCTCTCCTGTTCGCCAGCATCAGCAAGGGGAACGTCTGCGTCGCCGGCGACGCGCTCCACCCCACGACGCCCGACCTGGCCCAGGGCGCGTGCACCGCGCTCGAGGACGGCGTCGTCCTGGCCCGGTGCCTCGGTGATGCCATGGCGGCCGACGGTGccggggaggagaaggagaggattGAGGTGGCACTGCGCAGGTACGGCGGCATCCGGCGGTGGAGGAGCGCGCAGGTGATCGCAGCGTCCTACGTTGTAGGGTTCTTTCAGGAGAGTGATCACCCCGTCGTCAGCCTTGTGCGCGACAAGCCGCTGTCGGGGGTGCTCGCCAGGACGCTGCTCATGATGCCAGACCACGACTGTGGCAAGCTCTGA